A section of the Haliaeetus albicilla chromosome 6, bHalAlb1.1, whole genome shotgun sequence genome encodes:
- the SON gene encoding protein SON isoform X3, which produces MPEKSSSKLSVQHGGFGDANLAVHVQPEELRLKASEELDRQALGLVSHSRTDSQQSTENLGSEKGTLCAANPPFNLEGSQADLQENTSITQICTREEQIKQSYENIYPIAITASEKGVLVDTGNDTSSSIPSGVASTEIQKDSAASEAIEALKGSEVILKSKGTGEALDVALESETMEVLKYSEASLQSVAQGGAKGLEATSESLSLASDVTTIPKSASQADLNTVKVAHVSVAMEEVKIPEATEKSLHMGNVKTVERSLELGGVSRTLEPALKPPIISDNLRVMQCSPMEGSSVLKADVSLQHPFKISALTAGTQVEIKSAKIPLGPGAVTKVKDIEPARSSAHMENVKALEEALQPTAVVKPKTLEAIMEPVGVPAKDVKAAQECLQGEVVKDVEGTTDPGTVLNASGVFLQPKVLTETRSVDRTQQSVLPAELADVNVVAEAKGLRATLEPIAVVQTFVPQTTPEIQMTEGFKGPQTIVEVAALTGVKGRETSQATLQLENTNASKISESTLKPVAVTEAKDLEGTSLLRQPEELRESRSESESNVRGLEATPLSLQKEDMKGPGGVLRPMAVVETKTLKTASLSLQMEGVKASEEAVHCGTVARGLAATLDSTAVSKSSEINLDSMAGVEAASDAGLLAMKVGSVRPVKSLETTIGPVAETERKDSEADRDRAGTELKTSSSHLHVKGVRDLGDPASVGMAKIQALEAVLQPGTLAVARGLGENVCSEANMGSKVLQASPGLLALEERSERTPESVVACVSMEPVRESEALAGMMQLKTTAERERKHAETVAEPLGASRTKSSVISQSQVMTHTRTSQIEVVAEIKDSELATSSATVEMRGLGNLSEVEAVAEVKDVEARSKISHLTQMKNLEMIVGSETRTLMQGLGRTLASELVREVRCSEVAPEDPNKAKAMSKEAMLEPVQTVTMQTSETSSKSVQEQIVGHSEAILDSLPRVEEKTMASEIVTEVRNLKGTLESKILTDVRTQGPTVEYIIATRRTSTKKNEPSLTTVKDLEEASETEKEMKAKYLEPASEAREVRLLESMKESATVEVKGSETVAEPEVHMDIQSLETSQKSGNVGAINVLEDASEAIPESLHTEKQEHLQAALEAKPAAEWKSTEEAPEILSAAEVKSCEAVPKPGDMKDLETTLEHEVTAEVQYAEVVQSQQMEDVTVPGQPQECEILVEKKDAEQARASEPLIAETVFSSSHAADEKDSVGTPESEIIRDTKHLESAPAHVAETKDLETAPLSETVVELKDAEAAVGLEAETKDVEAVPVPETVTEAVPVLVEEANQSEVITQAEAVKEATPEQESEKRDSETSDVQPDVAARMRETLMRLEKVIEKSSHRSSDKKHDAKKQKRSRSKSQSRSRKRKKKSRSRSTSRRLTSKRARSRSRNYSDSRKKHSKSRSRSVEKRERRVSSRRSRRRRSRSSDRYRSKSRSAEKRGSRLSSGRSRRRRSRSSDHYRSKSRSVEKRLSSRRSRRRRSRSSDRYRSKSRSVEKRLSSRRSGRRRSRSSDRYRSKSRSVEKRLSSRRSGRRRSRSSDRYRSKSRSVEKRLSSRRSGRRRSRSSDRYRSKSRSVEKRLSSRRSGRRRSRSSDHYRSKSRSVEKRGSRLSSWRSRRRRSRSSDRSKSRSRSSEKRGGKEYSWRFRHRGSGSSDRSKSRSRSVEKRGRKASLRRSKRQRSKSSDRYKSRSRSVEKRDRKQSSRKSKRQRSKSSDRYKSRSKSVEKKKESSRKSKRRRSKSSERYKSRSRSVEKKRKESSKKSKRKRSKSSDSVKSRSKSIEKRESKLSSVKSSSKRVESSDLQESTKSLEKVEVPEPSFASEGSSSKSSNGPTSVALSVERKNGPELPPASESGFSKSFDSLEKSSSSVEKTAALQPSVMSEFDSSKTPDDQELTSMPVEKPQVSDLSMTSENGSAEKAVALESSSLPELTYSTSKSSSSSVEKRGDAETSSVTEFQLSASHEDESRSTSLRETEGPEPLLTLESGCSVSSDDYKTMSSPSGKMEVQGSSLMSESVLSGLSDGHELRHIPAEKTELQKFLQVSESESSKLADSPESRSLSFETAEAQKSFVAPEATCSVFPDACESASLPIEKGQVKESSLASDSGCFKSPDGHESGSRFAAQIEELPLISEGGSFKSPDGNERRSVSVEKIKGPDVSLISERGPVEISDDLISVSSFEKMREVVLTTVGQSCKSSEVHESRSSVDKDLDGLTLPQVLEIDCSESSEMHESRYLPAGKIEGTGSFLMSKSGILVCHDGHKSKHNYFEKTEGAEMSLASELRCSVFPEGYELTATAVEKMEIQKPSLPLESGFSNSADVCESVSTTTEKLQPPVTSLTSESGLLLLPDSHELRPIPAEKVEVRKLSELKCIASPDGHKLRSALDEEIQVQEPPLILESRCSVSSDGLELTSTTFEKVELEEPSQMSENEYTIGLDGPELTSTPAEKTEMRELYRMSEERCSVSIESQELQSFPIEKIEVQEPALTSENEYAVSWEGQELRSSSPEKVEMQEASVVPDNEYAVSSEDHELSSSLAEKTEVQDCSLLSENEYAVSPEGQEMTASPAEKEVQERSLTSDREYTIFPEGQGLQSTFAEKTVVQEPSLISDRQYAVSHEGQELLSALTEKTEVQECSLLSENEYDVSPEGHDLGSSPVEKEEMEEPSETSESESSMSTDSQELQSRAVGKTEVQELSLSEGECAMSPEGQELQSSPAEKVETKEPSLTFENECAVSPEEYESRLTHAEKTEDVDSSLTSENDHLLSFESQEIRFTPVQKADVRELSPTPENEHAVSPDGQELSLPTIRKVAGLEPLTLNNRASMSPDDNELKSIPVEKLDDAIPSLIPESVCSMSPDGYSVKSGPGEETGDLEPSLISERRHSTSSYQERHELKSPMEEEGLESSLTSEHRRSVSPEGHDQKSTIDEEIDDLERSLTSEHRRSTSPDEHESRSSIGEEAEYLEQPLTMERRCSVSSDEHESRSTTGEEIEDAEPSLTAERRDSTSSDEHESRSTTGEDIEDGEPSLAVERRQSTSSDDHESRSTTGEETEDLEPSLTAEHRRSMSPDGRESRSTIGEEGEDQELSLTAERRHSTSSDEHESRSTAGEDVEDMEPSLTAERRDSTSSDDRESRSTTGEEVEDMEPSLTTEHRRSTSPDGRESRSTTGEEVDDVEPSLTAERRDSTSSDDHESRSTTAEEGEDVEPSLADEDKQDSMPLERLEEQDSSFIPESRRSESSEREKSRSKSVDKISDKESSRRSISRRSTSPTRQKSRSTSVEKATDKESSRRSRRRRSRSAARQKSRSTSVEKTADKESSRRSRRRRSRSTARQRSRSTSVEKAADKESSRRSRRRRSRSTAHQRSRSKSVEKTADKESSRRSRSRRSRSSQRRSQRYDTESRSRRNRSRSVTRRRASRSKSNRRSRSSSLSRSRHRRRSRSRSASRRRRSLSRDRRKRSQRNRSRSTDRRRRRSDSRDRRISLRLRSRSRTPIRQRRSRSRGRRRSSSRSPIRLRRSRSSGRRRYSRSPDRRRSRSSERFSSRSPKRLTDLDKAQLLEIAKANAAAMCAKSGVPLPPSLMPLLSQKKDDKANQKSSRDTLKELTEKCKKIAQSTDDVIVNKPHVSDEEEEERPFYNHPFKLSEPKPIFFNLSTPSIKPAPPPQPKNQVSLSKEFPVSSGSQHRKKEADSVYGEWVPVEKGKEESKDDVFPKPSIEGVDITTAMNDRAVAQKRLNENTFDLEAMCMLNRAQEQIDAWAQSNSIPGQFTGSTGAQILSSDELTNSGPQAWIRKDQFLRAAPVTGGMGAQLMRKMGWREGEGLGKNKEGSVEPIMVDFKTDRKGLVAVGEKAQKRSGHYVVMKDLSGKHPVSALMEICNKRRWSPPEFVLVDDSGPDHRKHFIFKVRVNGNEYRPTFASLNKKHAKATAATAALQAMGLVPKESMVNTTMFRSASHR; this is translated from the exons ATGCCAGAGAAATCAAGCTCCAAATTGAGTGTTCAGCATGGAGGATTTGGAGATGCAAATCTGGCTGTCCACGTGCAGCCAGAAGAACTGCGCTTAAAAGCAAGTGAGGAGCTTGATAGACAAGCTTTAGGACTTGTTTCTCATTCAAGAACTGATTCTCAGCAATCTACAGAAAATCTTGGAAGTGAGAAGGGAACTTTGTGTGCAGCAAATCCTCCATTTAATTTAGAAGGCAGTCAAGCTGATCTCCAAGAAAATACTAGTATAACTCAAATTTGCACTAGAgaagaacaaattaaacagtcatatgaaaatatttatcctATAGCTATTACTGCGAGTGAAAAGGGTGTTCTTGTTGATACTGGAAATGATACTTCATCTAGCATCCCATCTGGAGTTGCCAGtactgaaattcagaaagattCAGCAGCTTCAGAGGCAATAGAAGCACTAAAAGGTTCAGAAGTTATTCTGAAATCTAAAGGCACTGGGGAAGCTTTGGATGTAGCTCTTGAGTCTGAGACCATGGAGGTGTTGAAATATTCAGAAGCATCTCTACAATCTGTGGCACAGGGGGGAGCAAAAGGGTTAGAAGCAACTTCAGAATCTCTGTCTTTGGCAAGTGATGTGACAACAATTCCTAAATCTGCAAGTCAGGCAGATCTGAATACTGTGAAGGTAGCTCACGTGTCTGTGGCCATGGAAGAAGTGAAAATTCCAGAAGCAACTGAAAAATCTCTGCATATGGGAAATGTGAAAACTGTGGAAAGATCTTTGGAATTAGGGGGTGTGAGCAGAACTTTGGAGCCAGCCCTGAAGCCCCCAATTATATCTGATAATTTGAGAGTGATGCAGTGCAGCCCCATGGAGGGTTCAAGTGTCTTGAAGGCAGATGTGTCTTTGCaacatccttttaaaatatctgcattGACTGCTGGGACCCAGGTGGAAATAAAAAGTGCCAAAATACCCCTGGGACCAGGAGCTGTTACAAAAGTGAAGGATATTGAACCAGCTAGAAGCTCTGCACATATGGAAAATGTGAAAGCTTTGGAAGAAGCTCTGCAGCCAACTGCTGTAGTAAAGCCCAAAACTTTGGAAGCAATCATGGAACCTGTGGGTGTTCCAGCAAAAGATGTCAAAGCAGCTCAAGAATGTTTGCAGGGTGAAGTAGTCAAAGATGTGGAAGGTACCACTGATCCTGGAACAGTGCTGAATGCATCAGGAGTGTTCCTACAGCCTAAAGTCTTGACAGAAACAAGAAGTGTGGATAGAACCCAGCAATCTGTACTTCCAGCAGAATTGGCAGATGTAAATGTGGTTGCAGAGGCAAAAGGTTTAAGAGCAACTTTAGAACCCATAGCAGTTGTGCAGACCTTCGTTCCCCAAACAACTCCAGAAATCCAAATGACAGAGGGTTTTAAAGGTCCACAAACAATTGTGGAAGTTGCAGCACTAACAGGAGTAAAAGGTCGAGAAACAAGTCAAGCTACTCTGCAACTTGAAAATACTAATGCTTCAAAAATTTCAGAATCTACTCTCAAGCCTGTAGCTGTAACAGAGGCAAAAGATTTAGAAGGTACTTCATTATTGAGACAACCAGAGGAGCTGAGAGAATCAAGATCTGAGAGTGAATCAAACGTGAGAGGTTTGGAAGCAACTCCCCTGTCTTTACAGAAAGAAGACATGAAAGGTCCAGGAGGAGTCCTAAGGCCAATGGCTGTGGTAGAAAcaaaaactttgaaaacagCTTCACTGTCTTTGCAAATGGAAGGTGTGAAGGCTTCAGAAGAAGCTGTGCATTGTGGGACTGTGGCCAGAGGTTTAGCAGCAACACTAGATTCAACAGCAGTGTCAAAAAGTTCAGAAATAAATCTAGATAGTATGGCAGGAGTGGAAGCAGCCTCAGATGCTGGTCTCCTAGCTATGAAAGTTGGATCTGTGAGACCAGTGAAAAGTTTAGAAACAACTATAGGACCTGTAGCAGAGACGGAAAGGAAGGATTCAGAAGCAGACCgggacagagcagggacagAGTTGAAGACATCTTCATCACACCTGCACGTGAAAGGTGTGAGAGATTTAGGAGATCCAGCATCTGTAGGTATGGCAAAGATACAAGCTTTGGAAGCAGTCTTGCAGCCTGGAACCCTTGCAGTGGCAAGGGGCTTGGGAGAAAATGTCTGTTCTGAAGCCAATATGGGTAGCAAAGTCTTGCAAGCAAGTCCAGGACTTCTTGCCTTAGAAGAAAGGTCAGAAAGGACTCCTGAATCTGTGGTTGCATGTGTAAGCATGGAACCAGTTAGAGAGTCTGAGGCATTAGCAGGAATGATGCAGTTGAAAACCACAGCAGAGAGAGAACGAAAACATGCAGAAACAGTTGCAGAACCTCTTGGTGCAAGCAGAACAAAGAGTTCCGTCATTTCACAGTCTCAGGTCATGACACATACAAGAACCTCACAAATTGAGGTGGTAGCGGAGATAAAGGATTCTGAACTAGCTACCAGTTCTGCCACTGTAGAAATGAGAGGTTTAGGCAACTTATCGGAAGTTGAGGCAGTTGCAGAGGTAAAAGATGTGGAAGCGAGATCAAAAATTTCACACTTaacacagatgaaaaatttGGAAATGATTGTAGGATCTGAAACAAGGACACTAATGCAAGGCTTGGGAAGGACATTGGCATCTGAGTTGGTTAGAGAAGTGAGGTGTTCTGAAGTTGCTCCAGAAGATCCGAACAAAGCAAAGGCAATGAGCAAAGAAGCAATGCTAGAACCTGTGCAAACAGTGACGATGCAGACTTCAGAAACAAGTTCAAAATCTGTACAGGAACAAATAGTAGGTCATTCAGAAGCAATATTGGACTCTTTGCCCagagtggaggaaaaaacaatggCATCAGAAATAGTGACAGAAGTGAGAAACTTGAAAGGAACTTTGGAATCTAAGATTTTGACAGATGTGAGAACTCAGGGACCTACTGTAGAATACATAATTGCAACAAGGAGgacaagcacaaaaaaaaatgagcCCTCTCTTACCACTGTAAAAGATTTGGAAGAAGCTTCAGAAAcggagaaagaaatgaaagcaaaatatttggaGCCAGCATCAGAAGCTAGAGAAGTGAGGTTGTTGGAAAGTATGAAAGAGTCTGCAACAGTAGAGGTGAAAGGTTCTGAAACAGTCGCAGAACCTGAGGTACACATGGATATCCAAAGTTTGGAAACTTCCCAAAAGTCTGGAAATGTGGGGGCGATAAATGTTTTAGAGGATGCTTCAGAAGCCATTCCAGAATCTTTGcacactgaaaaacaagaacaTCTGCAAGCAGCTCTAGAAGCAAAACCTGCTGCAGAATGGAAGAGTACAGAAGAGGCTCCAGAAATCTTGAGTGCTGCTGAAGTGAAATCTTGTGAAGCAGTTCCAAAGCCAGGGGACATGAAAGATCTGGAAACAACACTGGAACATGAAGTGACAGCAGAAGTACAATATGCAGAAGTGGTGCAGAGTCAACAAATGGAGGATGTGACAGTTCCAGGTCAACCTCAGGAATGTGAGATACTGGTTgagaagaaagatgcagaacaagCTCGAGCATCTGAGCCTTTAATAGCAGAAACAGTTTTTAGTTCTTCACATGCAGCAGATGAAAAAGATTCAGTAGGGACTCCTGAATCGGAAATAATCAGAGACACAAAACATTTGGAATCAGCTCCAGCTCATGTGGCAGAAACAAAAGATTTGGAAACAGCTCCTCTTTCCGAGACTGTTGTAGAGCTGAAAgatgcagaagcagctgtgggGTTGGAGGCAGAGACAAAAGATGTGGAAGCAGTTCCAGTACCTGAGACTGTTACAGAAGCAGTTCCAGTACTTGTGGAAGAGGCAAACCAGTCGGAAGTCATTACACAGGCTGAGGCTGTCAAAGAAGCAACTCCAGAACAGGAGTCGGAGAAAAGAGATTCAGAAACATCCGATGTGCAACCTGATGTGGCGGCACGAATGAGGGAGACTCTGATGAGACTTGAGAAAGTTATTGAAAAAAGTAGCCATAGAAGCAGTGATAAAAAACATgatgcaaagaaacaaaaaaggagtCGCTCCAAGTCTCAGTCCAGGTCTAGGAAGCGGAAGAAAAAATCAAGGTCGCGTTCTACTTCCAGGCGTTTGACCTCTAAAAGAGCACGTTCTAGGAGCAGAAACTATTCAGATTCCAGAAAAAAGCATTCCAAATCTAGGTCCCGATCtgtggagaagagagagagaagagtgtCTTCCCGGAGGTCCAGGCGCAGACGTTCCAGGTCGTCTGACCGCTACAGGTCTAAATCCAGATCAGCAGAAAAGAGAGGGAGCAGATTGTCCTCTGGGAGGTCCAGACGTAGGCGTTCCAGGTCGTCTGACCACTACAGGTCTAAATCCAGATCGGTGGAAAAGCGACTGTCCTCCCGAAGGTCCAGACGTAGACGTTCCAGGTCTTCTGACCGGTACAGATCTAAGTCCAGATCAGTGGAAAAGCGACTGTCCTCTCGAAGGTCTGGGCGCAGACGTTCCAGGTCTTCTGACCGTTACAGGTCTAAATCCAGATCGGTGGAAAAGCGATTGTCCTCTCGAAGGTCTGGGCGCAGACGTTCCAGGTCTTCTGACCGCTACAGGTCTAAGTCCAGGTCAGTGGAAAAGCGACTGTCTTCTCGAAGGTCTGGGCGCAGACGTTCGAGGTCTTCTGACCGTTACAGGTCTAAGTCCAGGTCAGTGGAAAAGCGACTGTCCTCTCGAAGGTCTGGGCGCAGACGTTCCAGGTCTTCTGACCACTACAGGTCTAAATCACGGTCAGTGGAAAAGAGAGGGAGCAGGTTGTCCTCCTGGAGATCCCGCCGTAGACGTTCCAGGTCTTCTGACCGTTCTAAATCTAGATCCAGgtcttcagaaaagagaggagGCAAAGAATACTCATGGAGATTCAGACATAGAGGGTCTGGTTCCTCTGATCGCTCGAAATCTAGGTCAAGATCTGTTGAGAAGAGAGGTCGGAAGGCATCTCTACGGAGGTCTAAACGTCAGCGCTCAAAGTCCTCTGACCGTTACAAGTCTAGATCCAGATCAGTAGAAAAAAGAGATCGAAAGCAATCATCAAGGAAGTCTAAACGTCAGCGCTCGAAGTCCTCTGACCGTTACAAGTCTAGATCcaaatcagtggaaaaaaagaaggagtCCTCACGAAAATCTAAGCGTCGCCGCTCAAAATCTTCTGAACGTTACAAGTCTAGGTCTAGGTCTGTTGAAAAAAAGCGCAAGGAATcttcaaaaaaatccaaacgGAAACGTTCCAAGTCCTCTGATAGTGTTAAGTCAAGGTCCAAATCTatagaaaaaagagagagtaaGTTATCCTCAGTAAAGAGCAGTAGCAAGCGTGTGGAATCTTCTGACCTTCAGGAGTCAACCAAAAGTCTTGAAAAAGTAGAAGTTCCTGAACCTTCTTTTGCAAGTGAAGGCAGCTCCTCCAAATCCTCTAACGGTCCCACGTCAGTAGCTTTgtctgttgaaagaaaaaatggccCAGAGCTGCCACCAGCATCCGAAAGTGGATTTTCCAAATCTTTTGATAGTCTTGAGAAAAGCTCCTCATCTGTTGAAAAAACAGCGGCTCTGCAGCCTTCTGTGATGTCTGAATTTGATAGCTCCAAAACCCCAGATGACCAGGAATTGACATCCATGCCTGTGGAAAAACCACAGGTTTCAGATCTTTCTATGACGTCTGAAAATGGATCAGCTGAAAAAGCAGTGGCTCTGGAGTCTTCATCACTACCTGAACTTACATACTCCACATCCAAGTCAAGCTCTTCATCTGTTGAAAAAAGGGGAGATGCAGAAACTTCTTCGGTTACAGAATTTCAGCTCTCCGCATCCCATGAAGATGAGTCGAGATCTACCTCTCTCAGAGAAACAGAGGGTCCAGAGCCTCTTCTGACACTTGAAAGTGGATGCTCTGTATCTTCTGATGATTACAAGACAATGTCTTCACCCTCTGGAAAAATGGAAGTTCAGGGGTCTTCTCTGATGTCTGAAAGTGTACTCTCTGGGTTGTCTGATGGTCATGAACTGAGACATATCCCTGCTGAAAAAACAGAGCTTCAGAAGTTTTTGCAAGTATCTGAAAGTGAATCTTCCAAGTTGGCTGACAGCCCTGAGTCAAGGTCACTATCTTTTGAAACAGCAGAGGCTCAAAAATCTTTTGTAGCACCTGAAGCTACATGCTCTGTGTTCCCTGATGCCTGTGAGTCAGCCTCCTTGCCTATTGAAAAGGGCCAGGTGAAGGAGTCTTCTCTGGCTTCTGACAGTGGATGCTTCAAGTCTCCTGATGGACATGAATCAGGATCCAGGTTTGCTGCACAAATAGAGGAGCTTCCATTGATATCTGAAGGTGGGTCCTTCAAATCACCTGATGGAAATGAACGAAGATCTGTATCTGTTGAAAAAATCAAGGGTCCAGATGTTTCCTTGATATCTGAGCGTGGTCCTGTTGAGATCTCGGATGACCTCATTTCAGTGTCATCTTTTGAAAAAATGCGGGAAGTTGTACTGACAACTGTAGGACAAAGCTGCAAGTCTTCCGAAGTTCATGAGTCCAGATCATCTGTTGACAAAGATTTAGATGGTCTGACACTTCCACAAGTACTTGAAATTGACTGCTCTGAATCTTCTGAAATGCATGAATCAAGATACCTGCCTGCTGGAAAGATAGAGGGTACAGGATCTTTCTTGATGTCTAAAAGTGGAATTCTTGTGTGCCATGATGGCCATAAATCAAAACACAATTACtttgagaaaacagaaggtGCAGAAATGTCGTTGGCATCTGAGCTTAGGTGTTCTGTCTTCCCTGAAGGCTATGAATTGACAGCCACTGCAGTTGAAAAAATGGAGATACAGAAGCCTTCTCTCCCACTAGAAAGTGGGTTCTCCAACTCTGCTGATGTTTGTGAATCAGTAAGCACAACTACTGAAAAACTACAGCCCCCAGTGACTTCTCTGACATCTGAAAGTGGGCTTTTGCTGTTGCCTGATAGTCACGAATTGAGACCTATCCCTGCTGAAAAAGTAGAGGTGCGAAAGTTGTCTGAACTGAAATGCATTGCATCCCCTGATGGCCACAAGTTGAGATCTGCCCTTGATGAAGAAATACAGGTGCAGGAGCCGCCTCTGATACTGGAAAGCAGATGTTCTGTTTCCTCTGATGGTCTTGAGTTGACATCCACCACTTTCGAAAAAGTTGAGCTAGAGGAGCCTTCTCAAATGTCTGAAAATGAATATACAATAGGGCTTGATGGCCCAGAGTTGACATCAACCCCTgctgaaaaaacagagatgcGGGAACTTTATCGGATGTCTGAAGAAAGATGTTCAGTGTCCATTGAGAGCCAGGAGTTGCAGTCATTCCCTATTGAAAAGATAGAAGTGCAAGAGCCTGCTCTGACATCTGAAAATGAATATGCTGTATCTTGGGAGGGCCAGGAGCTGAGATCTAGCTCTCCTGAAAAAGTAGAGATGCAGGAGGCTTCTGTAGTACCTGACAATGAATATGCTGTGTCTTCTGAAGATCATGAATTGTCATCTTCCCTTGCTGAAAAAACAGAGGTACAGGACTGTTCTCTGCTGTCTGAAAATGAATATGCTGTATCTCCTGAGGGCCAGGAGATGACAGCCAGTCCTGCTGAAAAAGAGGTACAGGAGCGTTCTCTGACATCTGACAGGGAATATACCATCTTCCCTGAAGGTCAAGGATTACAGTCTACCTTTGCTGAAAAAACAGTGGTGCAGGAGCCTTCGCTAATATCAGACAGACAATATGCTGTATCCCATGAAGGACAGGAGTTGCTCTCTGCTCTTACTGAAAAAACAGAGGTGCAGGAGTGTTCTTTGCTGTCTGAAAATGAGTATGACGTATCCCCTGAAGGCCATGATTTGGGATCCAGTCCtgttgaaaaagaagaaatggaggaACCTTCTGAAACATCTGAAAGTGAAAGTTCAATGTCCACTGATAGCCAGGAGTTGCAGTCTAGGGCTGTTGGAAAAACAGAGGTGCAGGAGTTGTCTTTGTCTGAAGGTGAATGTGCCATGTCCCCTGAAGGTCAGGAGCTGCAGTCTAGCCCTGCTGAAAAAGTAGAGACTAAGGAACCTTCTCTGacatttgaaaatgaatgtgCTGTGTCCCCTGAAGAGTATGAATCAAGATTGACTCACGCTGAGAAAACAGAGGATGTGGATTCTTCTTTGACATCTGAAAATGACCATCTTTTGTCTTTTGAGAGCCAGGAGATAAGATTCACCCCTGTTCAGAAAGCAGATGTGCGGGAGCTTTCTCCAACACCTGAAAACGAACATGCAGTGTCTCCTGATGGCCAGGAGTTGAGCTTGCCCACTATTAGAAAAGTAGCTGGTCTCGAACCTTTGACACTAAACAATAGAGCCTCCATGTCTCCTGATGACAATGAATTGAAATCCATCCCTGTTGAAAAATTGGATGATGCAATACCTTCTTTAATACCCGAAAGTGTGTGCTCCATGTCCCCTGATGGCTACAGTGTGAAGTCTGGCCCTGGTGAAGAAACAGGGGATCTAGAGCCATCTTTGATATCTGAACGTAGACATTCCACATCCTCATATCAAGAACGTCATGAGCTGAAATCTCCTATGGAGGAAGAGGGTCTAGAGTCCTCTTTGACTTCTGAACATAGACGATCTGTGTCCCCCGAGGGCCATGACCAGAAATCTACCATAGATGAAGAAATAGATGATCTGGAGCGCTCTTTGACATCTGAACATAGGCGCTCCACGTCCCCTGATGAGCATGAGTCAAGATCTAGCATTGGTGAAGAAGCAGAGTATTTGGAGCAGCCTTTGACAATGGAACGTAGATGCTCCGTGTCTTCTGATGAGCATGAGTCAAGGTCTACCACAGGGGAAGAGATAGAGGATGCAGAACCCTCCTTGACAGCTGAACGAAGAGACTCCACATCCTCTGATGAGCATGAGTCGAGGTCTACCACTGGTGAAGATATAGAAGATGGGGAACCCTCCTTGGCAGTTGAACGTAGACAGTCCACATCGTCAGATGACCATGAGTCAAGGTCTACAACTGGTGAAGAAACAGAGGATTTGGAACCTTCTTTGACAGCTGAACATAGACGCTCCATGTCTCCTGATGGACGTGAGTCAAGGTCAACCATtggtgaagaaggagaggaCCAGGAGCTCTCCTTGACAGCTGAACGTAGACACTCCACATCCTCAGACGAACATGAGTCGAGGTCTACTGCTGGTGAAGATGTGGAGGATATGGAACCCTCCTTGACAGCTGAACGAAGAGATTCCACATCATCAGATGATCGTGAGTCAAGGTCTACCACCGGTGAAGAAGTAGAGGATATGGAACCCTCTTTGACAACTGAACACAGACGTTCCACATCCCCTGATGGGCGTGAATCGAGGTCTACCACTGGTGAAGAAGTAGATGATGTGGAACCCTCCTTGACAGCTGAACGAAGAGATTCCACATCGTCAGATGATCATGAGTCAAGGTCTACCACTGCTGAAGAGGGTGAGGATGTGGAACCGTCTTTGGCAGATGAAGATAAACAGGATTCCATGCCTCTTGAGAGGCTGGAGGAACAGGACTCTTCCTTTATACCTGAAAGTAGGCGTTCTGAGTCTTCTGAACGTGAAAAATCTAGATCCAAATCTGTTGATAAAATATCTGACAAAGAGTCTTCACGAAGATCTATAAGCAGACGCTCAACATCTCCTACTCGCCAAAAGAGTCGATCCACATCTGTTGAAAAAGCAACAGACAAAGAGTCTTCACGGAGATCTAGACGTAGACGTTCCAGGTCTGCTGCTCGCCAGAAGAGTAGATCCACATCAGTTGAAAAAACAGCAGACAAAGAATCTTCACGGAGGTCTAGACGTAGACGCTCCAGGTCCACTGCTCGCCAAAGGAGTCGATCAACATCTGttgaaaaagcagcagacaaAGAATCTTCACGGAGGTCTAGACGTAGACGCTCCAGGTCCACTGCTCACCAAAGGAGTCGCTCCAAATCTGTTGAGAAAACAGCAGACAAAGAATCTTCACGGAGGTCTAGAAGTAGGCGCTCCAGGTCTTCTCAGCGCAGATCCCAGAGATATGATACAGAATCTCGCTCTAGACGGAATCGCTCGAGATCAGTAACACGGAGAAGAGCATCAAGATCAAAATCTAATCGTCGCTCTCGGTCTAGTTCATTGTCACGTTCAAGGCACAGAAGGAGGAGTAGATCAAGGTCAGCATCAAGAAGGCGGCGTTCTTTATCAAGAGACAGGCGTAAGAGATCTCAGAGAAATAGATCAAGATCTACtgacagaagaagaagaagatcAGATTCAAGAGATCGTAGAATATCACTCAGATTACGGAGCAGGAGTCGAACACCTATTCGTCAAAGGCGATCAAGGTCAAGAGGAAGAAGACGGAGCTCTAGTAGGTCACCAATTCGACTACGGCGATCACGATCTTCAGGGAGAAGAAGATACAGCAGATCACCTGATCGTCGTAGGTCGAGGTCATCAGAACGATTTTCAAGCAGGTCACCTAAACGTCTTACAGACTTGG acaAGGCCCAGCTACTTGAAATAGCCAAAGCTAATGCAGCCGCCATGTGTGCTAAGTCTGGTGTTCCCTTACCACCAAGCCTGATGCCTTTGTTATCtcaaaagaaagatgacaaaGCCAATCAGAAGTCATCAAGAGATACACTGAAGGAGCTCACTGAG